A genomic window from Nitrososphaerales archaeon includes:
- a CDS encoding corrinoid protein → MDEDLLDEIFISVAECREESYVLQTVQRAIESNVDPLEIMDAVKRGLDVVGEKYERMEYFLMDLVVAGKVASEVLKLIKPLLMRVTSKPRGKVVIGTVAGDVHDIGKNLVIAMLASAGYEVIDLGVDVPAEKFVEAVRNEKPDIVAMSALLTITLDEQKKVIEALKSAGLRDKVKVMVGGRPVTPEFAKEIGADGYGKDAIEAVKVANTLLGYKK, encoded by the coding sequence ATGGATGAAGATTTATTAGATGAGATTTTTATATCGGTAGCTGAGTGTAGAGAGGAATCATACGTACTCCAAACTGTGCAAAGGGCGATAGAGAGTAACGTAGATCCGTTAGAGATCATGGATGCTGTAAAGAGGGGTCTGGATGTAGTGGGTGAGAAGTATGAGAGGATGGAGTACTTTTTGATGGATTTGGTAGTGGCTGGTAAAGTTGCGAGTGAAGTATTGAAGTTGATAAAACCGTTGTTGATGAGGGTAACGAGTAAGCCGAGGGGTAAAGTGGTTATCGGTACTGTAGCTGGCGATGTGCACGATATTGGGAAGAACCTCGTTATAGCTATGCTGGCTTCAGCCGGTTATGAAGTGATAGATCTGGGGGTCGATGTACCAGCTGAGAAGTTCGTCGAAGCGGTCAGAAATGAAAAGCCCGATATAGTTGCGATGTCTGCATTACTTACCATAACCTTGGATGAGCAGAAGAAGGTAATAGAGGCTTTGAAGAGTGCTGGATTAAGGGATAAGGTAAAGGTGATGGTTGGGGGTAGACCGGTCACCCCTGAATTTGCGAAGGAGATAGGGGCGGATGGTTATGGTAAAGATGCGATAGAAGCCGTTAAGGTAGCGAATACATTGTTAGGGTATAAGAAGTAA
- a CDS encoding Coenzyme F420 hydrogenase/dehydrogenase, beta subunit C-terminal domain — MSLKLALERKDFKDLLAEVVERGLCIGCGSCAAACPLAVISIEDEIPVQKVKCFDDTVCECCYYQCPKSAQPIEELESKTFGRKRNIDEHLGVTLAMHSAKTRLGEVMNVGQDGGIVSSLLIYALEEGVVDCAVVTGVSSKEPWRPIPKLAFTKDDILRTAGTKYTSSPTLLGLASALEEYGMSKVAFVGTPCQILAVRKAQFHPSASYKLGEITKLAIGLFCMESFSYRDLILGYIKSEKGIDPGRISKFQIKKGRFFAIADGKKVIDVPISEMKQYAKNGCHVCGDLTAELADISVGSIGSPEGWSTVIIRNEKGRSIFEAAASKGLIEYKPVSEAGVKLLVKISEEKRKQSESKV, encoded by the coding sequence ATGTCCCTGAAGCTGGCTCTAGAGAGAAAAGATTTCAAAGACCTTCTGGCTGAGGTTGTGGAAAGAGGTCTATGCATAGGTTGTGGTTCTTGTGCAGCTGCATGCCCACTCGCCGTCATATCGATAGAGGATGAGATCCCGGTTCAAAAGGTCAAGTGCTTCGACGATACCGTATGTGAGTGTTGCTACTACCAATGCCCTAAGTCTGCACAACCTATCGAAGAGCTCGAATCTAAGACCTTCGGGCGTAAGAGGAATATCGATGAACACCTCGGCGTAACTCTGGCGATGCATTCCGCTAAAACTCGACTGGGAGAAGTTATGAACGTGGGACAGGATGGTGGGATAGTATCAAGTCTATTGATCTACGCACTCGAAGAGGGTGTCGTGGATTGTGCCGTGGTGACTGGAGTAAGCTCTAAAGAGCCTTGGAGGCCTATTCCGAAGCTCGCATTCACTAAAGATGATATATTAAGAACCGCTGGAACGAAGTATACTTCGAGTCCAACCCTACTCGGCCTAGCATCGGCTTTGGAGGAGTATGGTATGAGCAAAGTCGCCTTTGTTGGTACACCGTGCCAGATCCTTGCAGTTAGAAAGGCCCAGTTCCATCCGAGCGCCTCCTACAAGTTAGGCGAGATAACGAAGCTCGCCATCGGGCTCTTCTGTATGGAGAGCTTCTCTTATAGAGATTTGATCCTAGGGTACATTAAGAGTGAAAAAGGTATCGATCCGGGGAGGATTTCGAAGTTTCAGATCAAAAAAGGTAGGTTCTTTGCGATAGCCGATGGGAAGAAGGTCATCGATGTCCCAATATCAGAGATGAAGCAGTATGCGAAGAATGGCTGCCACGTATGTGGAGATCTTACAGCAGAATTGGCAGATATATCGGTCGGATCTATAGGCTCTCCCGAAGGCTGGTCTACAGTAATAATTAGGAATGAAAAAGGAAGGAGTATCTTTGAGGCTGCAGCATCGAAGGGGCTCATCGAATATAAACCTGTGAGTGAAGCTGGGGTTAAGTTGTTGGTAAAGATCTCAGAGGAGAAGAGAAAACAATCAGAATCAAAGGTCTAG
- a CDS encoding hydrogenase maturation protease: MLENKDWRISLRKLFSECFKRGGKVLIIGVGNLMREDDFVGSYIARELLRQFKGRFEGKVMVIDAGPSPENSVSSVHRFEPSLVLFIDAIHAALEPGSIILLNLKGVEYQDVLTHTIPISFLIKVMDPDDKIDFYLLGFQPKKVGFGERMSEEIYRAAKEAIAFLRSILKEQK; this comes from the coding sequence TTGTTAGAGAATAAAGACTGGAGGATCTCTTTAAGAAAATTATTCTCTGAGTGTTTTAAGAGGGGTGGCAAAGTTCTGATAATCGGGGTTGGTAATCTAATGAGGGAGGATGATTTTGTCGGTTCCTATATAGCTAGAGAACTTTTACGACAGTTTAAAGGCAGATTCGAAGGTAAGGTCATGGTGATCGATGCAGGCCCAAGCCCTGAAAACTCCGTTTCAAGCGTCCACAGATTTGAGCCTTCGTTGGTCCTCTTTATCGATGCAATCCACGCGGCTCTAGAGCCTGGATCCATCATACTTCTGAATTTAAAGGGTGTAGAGTACCAAGATGTATTAACTCACACCATTCCGATATCTTTCTTGATAAAGGTTATGGATCCCGACGATAAGATAGATTTTTACCTTCTGGGATTTCAACCGAAGAAGGTAGGTTTTGGAGAGAGGATGTCTGAAGAAATTTATAGAGCTGCAAAAGAAGCTATAGCCTTTCTAAGAAGTATATTGAAGGAGCAGAAATAA
- a CDS encoding NADH-quinone oxidoreductase subunit I → MARIPKILKEALKNVLGKPFTEMYPFEKKPVPEGFRGRHEVNIERCTGCSICVKICPAQCIQLIEVKRADTGEAKLVPSVDLAACLFCGLCEEFCEHSAIRMGSYYELASVNKADLILRPS, encoded by the coding sequence TTGGCGAGAATCCCTAAGATTCTCAAAGAAGCCCTTAAGAATGTTTTGGGAAAGCCCTTCACAGAGATGTACCCCTTTGAGAAAAAGCCAGTCCCCGAGGGTTTCAGAGGGCGCCACGAAGTGAATATAGAGAGATGCACAGGGTGTAGTATTTGTGTGAAGATCTGCCCAGCCCAATGTATTCAACTCATAGAAGTGAAAAGGGCTGATACCGGTGAAGCAAAATTGGTCCCCTCCGTTGACCTTGCAGCCTGCCTCTTCTGCGGTCTATGTGAAGAATTTTGTGAACATAGCGCAATAAGGATGGGTAGCTACTACGAATTGGCATCGGTAAATAAGGCCGATCTGATCTTAAGACCATCATAA